Proteins from a single region of Cucurbita pepo subsp. pepo cultivar mu-cu-16 unplaced genomic scaffold, ASM280686v2 Cp4.1_scaffold000942, whole genome shotgun sequence:
- the LOC111786029 gene encoding glutamine synthetase leaf isozyme, chloroplastic: protein MAQILAPSTQCQLRTKQSSMGGSPITPKMWSSLLMKQSKKGGVKSSAKFRVLALKSDGSTINRMEDLLKLDVTPYTDKIIAEYIWIGGSGIDLRSKSRTISKPVEHPSELPKWNYDGSSTGQAPGEDSEVILYPQAIFKDPFRGGNNILVICDAYTPAGEPIPTNKRHRAAEIFSNKKVVDEVPWYGIEQEYTLLQTNVKWPLGWPVGAYPGPQGPYYCGVGADKSFGRDISDAHYKACLYAGINISGTNGEVMPGQWEFQVGPSVGIEAGDHIWCARYILERITEQAGVVLSLDPKPIEGDWNGAGCHTNYSTKSMREEGGFEVIKKAILNLSLRHKEHISAYGEGNERRLTGKHETASINSFSWGVANRGCSIRVGRDTEKEGKGYLEDRRPASNMDPYVVTSLLAESTLLWEPTLEAEALAAQKLALKV, encoded by the exons CCCATAACCCCCAAGATGTGGAGTTCTTTACTTATGAAGCAGAGCAAGAAAGGAGGTGTGAAAAGCTCAGCAAAATTCAGAGTTTTGGCTCTCAAATCTGATGGTAGCACCATAAACAGGATGGAAGATCTGCTAAAACTGGACGTTACTCCATACACTGACAAGATCATTGCTGAATATATCTG GATTGGAGGATCTGGCATTGATTTGCGTAGTAAGTCAAGG ACCATTTCAAAGCCTGTTGAACATCCATCTGAGCTACCTAAGTGGAACTACGATGGATCTAGTACTGGACAAGCACCTGGGGAAGACAGTGAAGTCATTCTATA TCCTCAAGCAATTTTCAAGGATCCCTTCCGTGGTGGCAACAATATTTTG GTGATTTGTGATGCATACACACCAGCAGGTGAGCCCATCCCTACGAACAAACGCCACCGAGCTGCTGAGATTTTCAGCAACAAGAAGGTTGTGGATGAAGTTCCTTG GTATGGAATTGAGCAAGAGTACACCTTACTTCAGACAAATGTGAAGTGGCCATTAGGTTGGCCTGTTGGAGCTTATCCTGGACCTCAG GGTCCTTATTACTGTGGTGTCGGGGCCGATAAGTCGTTTGGTCGAGATATATCAGATGCTCACTACAAGGCTTGTTTATACGCCGGGATCAACATTAGTGGTACCAATGGAGAAGTCATGCCTGGCCAG TGGGAGTTTCAAGTTGGTCCTAGTGTTGGGATTGAAGCAGGAGATCATATTTGGTGTGCTAGATACATTCTTGAG AGAATTACCGAGCAAGCTGGGGTGGTTCTCTCACTTGATCCAAAACCAATTGAG GGTGACTGGAATGGAGCAGGATGCCACACCAATTACAG TACGAAGAGCATGAGAGAGGAAGGAGGGTTTGAAGTCATAAAGAAGGCTATTCTGAATCTGTCTCTTCGCCACAAGGAGCATATCAGTGCCTatggagaaggaaatgagaGGAGGTTGACAGGGAAGCACGAAACAGCAAGTATCAACTCCTTTTCCTGG GGAGTGGCTAACCGTGGTTGTTCGATCCGTGTGGGACGTGACACTGAGAAAGAAGGCAAAG GTTATTTGGAAGACCGACGTCCCGCTTCAAACATGGACCCATACGTCGTGACCTCACTGCTGGCAGAATCAACACTACTGTGGGAGCCAACACTCGAAGCTGAAGCACTTGCTGCTCAGAAACTGGCATTGAAGGTCTAG